From a single Streptomyces aurantiacus genomic region:
- a CDS encoding DUF6292 family protein gives MPHWPYLQAVDEALTGRGIPPGAVCIDRAGRAHGDIMSMELSWDVSRTAGPGGVQFHWDEDTGWSYATVRLIRDGTLPRRPLVPLQRVFAAPEAVADTAESLVRSWRTPTGEYGAEWDQAHQVRTAIDAFRQSVR, from the coding sequence TTGCCGCACTGGCCTTACCTCCAAGCCGTCGACGAGGCGCTCACCGGCCGCGGGATCCCGCCCGGCGCGGTCTGCATCGACCGGGCCGGCCGCGCGCACGGCGACATCATGTCCATGGAGCTGAGCTGGGACGTCAGCCGCACCGCCGGTCCAGGAGGCGTCCAGTTCCACTGGGATGAGGACACCGGCTGGTCCTACGCCACGGTCCGCCTCATCCGCGACGGCACCCTCCCGCGCCGTCCTCTGGTCCCGCTCCAACGCGTCTTCGCGGCTCCGGAGGCGGTAGCGGACACCGCGGAGAGCCTGGTGCGGTCCTGGCGTACGCCCACCGGCGAGTACGGCGCGGAGTGGGACCAGGCCCACCAGGTGCGCACCGCGATCGACGCGTTCCGGCAGTCGGTCCGGTAG
- a CDS encoding DNA polymerase Y family protein yields the protein MAAEAVSGDQRVSSVMHVRCPDRLPEDVFRQVLELLAEFSPVVQALPPSAALVELKGALRYHGTDARRLGEVLRIRTLSRLGVDLRVGIGQTITVAATASGQIDTPGGVLAIDPDHVVDWLGPLPVEALHGIGPKHAAALREFGVHCVGLLAAVPPATVQRLLGGRAGRMAADRARGIDPRPVAPRALPATLTVRHTLAQHTLDGALVRAALLDLVVQLAHRLRQRGQVARGLTLVLRFAGGASWEKTRRLPEASAHDDDLRTLAYRIVDAAGLQRGRLTGLVLKGEDLVDADQVAQQISLDQAREDRLIAEKVSDRIRAKFGPGVIGPAATFLRVS from the coding sequence ATGGCGGCGGAAGCGGTGTCGGGAGATCAGCGGGTGTCGAGTGTGATGCATGTGCGCTGCCCCGACCGTCTGCCGGAGGACGTCTTCCGGCAGGTCCTGGAACTGCTCGCGGAGTTTTCCCCGGTCGTTCAGGCGCTGCCACCGTCCGCAGCCCTGGTGGAGCTCAAGGGCGCCCTGCGCTACCACGGCACCGATGCCCGGCGGCTGGGAGAGGTGCTGCGGATACGGACCCTCTCTCGGCTGGGTGTCGACTTGCGCGTGGGGATCGGGCAAACGATCACAGTCGCGGCCACCGCCTCCGGCCAGATCGACACCCCCGGCGGCGTCCTCGCCATCGACCCCGACCACGTCGTCGACTGGCTCGGTCCGCTGCCCGTCGAAGCCCTGCACGGCATCGGCCCGAAGCACGCGGCAGCGCTGCGGGAGTTCGGAGTGCACTGCGTGGGCCTGCTCGCCGCGGTCCCGCCGGCCACCGTGCAGCGCCTGCTCGGCGGCCGCGCCGGACGGATGGCCGCCGACCGGGCCCGCGGCATCGACCCCCGCCCCGTCGCCCCGCGCGCCCTGCCCGCCACCCTGACCGTGCGCCACACCCTCGCCCAACACACCCTGGACGGCGCGCTGGTCCGCGCGGCCCTGCTCGACCTGGTCGTGCAGCTCGCCCACCGGCTGCGCCAGCGCGGCCAGGTGGCCCGCGGCCTGACCCTGGTACTGCGGTTCGCCGGCGGGGCCTCGTGGGAGAAGACGCGTCGCCTGCCGGAGGCCTCGGCGCACGACGACGACCTGCGCACCCTGGCGTATCGCATCGTCGACGCTGCGGGCCTGCAGCGAGGCCGCTTGACCGGACTGGTCCTCAAGGGCGAGGACCTGGTCGACGCCGACCAGGTTGCCCAGCAGATCAGCCTGGACCAGGCGCGCGAGGACCGGCTGATCGCTGAGAAGGTCAGCGATCGGATCCGCGCGAAGTTCGGGCCCGGCGTGATCGGCCCGGCCGCCACGTTCCTGCGCGTCTCATGA
- a CDS encoding DUF6233 domain-containing protein, with amino-acid sequence MLDDLPPDLGRLFALRTWHAMWLQRIDDKIAALQQREAERERGRQVRPAEPEWFVELGIGDGRPPTEVHVGGCYAAGKRRRPVGRDEARRLLASGVRACSHCQPDTALDILDLPTRPALSAAAH; translated from the coding sequence ATGCTGGACGACCTGCCCCCTGACCTGGGTCGACTCTTCGCGTTGAGGACCTGGCATGCCATGTGGCTGCAGCGCATCGACGACAAGATCGCTGCCCTCCAGCAGCGGGAAGCCGAGCGGGAACGCGGACGGCAGGTCCGGCCTGCGGAGCCGGAGTGGTTCGTCGAACTCGGCATCGGTGACGGACGGCCGCCCACCGAGGTCCACGTGGGCGGCTGCTACGCCGCGGGCAAACGACGGCGTCCCGTCGGCCGGGACGAAGCACGCCGGCTCCTCGCCTCAGGAGTACGGGCCTGCAGCCATTGCCAGCCCGACACCGCCCTGGACATCCTCGACTTACCCACCCGACCGGCCCTCTCCGCTGCGGCGCACTGA
- a CDS encoding bifunctional 5,10-methylenetetrahydrofolate dehydrogenase/5,10-methenyltetrahydrofolate cyclohydrolase, whose product MSQTQTARLMDGVGLARRIVEETSSKATELVRRVGVTPCLATVLVGEDPASVTYVRMKRARCAKAGIESRLVSLPATTTTAELVETIQSLSQDAGVHGILLQHPVGPHIDERAAFEAIAPEKDVDGVTMSSFGAMSFGLPGFASCTPGGIMRLLDEYEVDLAGQHAVVVGRSAILGKPVGMLLLARDATVTYCHSRTTDLAAIVHEADVVVAAVGRPRLIRGEDVKPGAVVIDAGYNPGNVGDVDFDTARTRARLITPVPGGVGPMTIAVLLAQTVDAASIQLGLAGR is encoded by the coding sequence ATGTCCCAGACACAGACAGCCCGGCTCATGGACGGCGTTGGCCTTGCCCGGCGCATCGTTGAGGAGACGTCAAGCAAGGCGACAGAGCTTGTGCGACGTGTCGGCGTGACGCCTTGCCTCGCAACGGTGCTGGTAGGTGAGGATCCGGCTTCGGTGACGTACGTCCGGATGAAGCGGGCCCGTTGCGCGAAGGCGGGCATCGAGTCCCGACTTGTCAGCCTGCCGGCCACCACTACAACCGCTGAGCTGGTGGAGACCATCCAGTCCCTCTCGCAGGACGCCGGAGTGCACGGCATCTTGCTTCAGCACCCCGTAGGCCCTCACATCGATGAGCGGGCGGCATTCGAGGCCATCGCGCCGGAGAAGGACGTCGACGGGGTCACGATGAGCTCCTTCGGGGCGATGAGCTTCGGACTGCCTGGATTCGCATCGTGCACCCCGGGCGGGATCATGCGGCTCTTGGACGAGTATGAGGTCGATCTTGCAGGTCAGCACGCCGTTGTCGTGGGTCGCAGTGCGATCCTCGGCAAGCCCGTCGGAATGCTCTTGCTCGCCCGGGACGCCACTGTCACCTACTGCCACTCCCGTACGACCGATCTGGCCGCGATCGTGCACGAAGCGGACGTTGTTGTGGCGGCCGTGGGAAGGCCTCGGCTTATTCGCGGCGAAGACGTCAAACCAGGGGCCGTCGTGATCGATGCCGGATACAACCCCGGCAACGTCGGCGACGTCGACTTCGACACTGCCCGCACTCGTGCCCGCTTGATCACACCGGTCCCCGGCGGGGTCGGACCCATGACCATCGCAGTCCTGCTGGCGCAGACGGTCGACGCGGCATCCATCCAGCTTGGGCTGGCCGGCCGATGA
- a CDS encoding IS5 family transposase, with protein sequence MPAASRRRRYPSDTSAAEWALLEPLLPVPACQTKTGGHPEKWPRREIVDGIRYIVDNGAKWRALPADFPPWETVYGFFWRWNRAGVVTYIRDQLRRRIRTGKGRCPYPVTLIVDSQSVKGASTVGRNSRGYDAAKKINGRKRHITVDTLGLPVMITVTPADIQDRDAARDVFWRLRLTQPQITQVWADRGYAGDLVDWARDRLWLTLRIVSRPKGTKGFVVLPRRWKVERTIGWCMNARRNARDYERLPQHSEAHLNWALITTMTRRLTRKKPRTNWTKKVRSAG encoded by the coding sequence ATGCCCGCTGCCTCGCGTCGCCGCCGCTACCCGTCCGACACCTCCGCCGCCGAGTGGGCCCTCCTGGAACCCTTGCTGCCGGTCCCGGCCTGCCAGACCAAGACCGGCGGACACCCGGAGAAGTGGCCACGGCGCGAGATCGTCGACGGCATCCGCTACATCGTCGACAACGGCGCGAAGTGGCGGGCTCTGCCTGCGGATTTCCCACCGTGGGAGACGGTCTATGGGTTTTTCTGGAGGTGGAACCGGGCCGGCGTCGTCACCTACATCCGTGACCAGCTCCGGCGCCGGATCCGTACCGGCAAGGGCCGCTGCCCCTACCCGGTGACGCTGATCGTGGACTCCCAGTCGGTCAAGGGCGCCTCCACCGTCGGCCGGAACAGCCGCGGCTACGACGCCGCGAAGAAAATCAACGGCCGCAAGCGACATATCACGGTGGACACGCTCGGCCTGCCTGTGATGATCACGGTGACGCCCGCCGACATCCAGGACCGCGACGCCGCCCGCGACGTGTTCTGGCGCCTGCGTCTCACCCAGCCGCAGATCACCCAGGTCTGGGCCGACCGCGGCTACGCCGGCGACCTCGTCGACTGGGCCCGCGACCGCCTCTGGCTCACCCTGCGCATCGTCTCCCGGCCCAAGGGCACCAAGGGCTTCGTCGTCTTGCCCCGCCGTTGGAAAGTCGAGCGCACGATCGGCTGGTGCATGAACGCCCGCCGCAACGCACGCGACTACGAACGGCTGCCTCAGCACTCCGAAGCACACCTGAACTGGGCACTCATCACCACGATGACCCGGCGGCTCACCCGCAAGAAGCCCCGCACCAACTGGACCAAAAAGGTCAGGTCAGCAGGCTAG
- a CDS encoding DUF6192 family protein, with translation MEDAPFNPRTGARQWTPDGAKRVVGQRVDRPVTVDEKVQAVADLTRDDEVAAQVATDLLKRPAVTEHVTPAEKVRVVTELTRDDTVAQEVTTGLLRRPAVARKTMRDDTTRMLVNRAQFDNSNETRDRIRERTPAVRAIEHTIEYLDLVGSCHGFVATLGRLVPQMRGQEFTEDERETVRRQIGRVRAAADWLEGALDNGEFTLDEQLVQLLKGE, from the coding sequence ATCGAGGACGCGCCGTTCAACCCGCGCACCGGGGCTCGGCAGTGGACGCCGGACGGCGCGAAACGAGTCGTCGGCCAGCGCGTCGACCGGCCGGTCACGGTGGATGAGAAGGTCCAGGCCGTGGCCGACCTGACCCGGGACGACGAGGTCGCCGCCCAAGTAGCCACCGACCTGCTGAAGCGGCCGGCGGTCACCGAGCACGTCACCCCGGCCGAAAAGGTCCGGGTCGTCACGGAGCTGACCAGGGACGACACCGTCGCGCAGGAGGTCACTACCGGTCTGCTGCGCCGCCCGGCCGTCGCCCGGAAGACGATGCGGGACGACACCACCCGGATGCTCGTCAACCGCGCCCAGTTCGACAACTCCAACGAGACCCGTGACCGGATCCGGGAACGCACGCCTGCCGTCCGCGCGATCGAGCACACCATCGAATACCTCGACCTGGTCGGCTCCTGCCACGGCTTCGTGGCCACCCTGGGCCGCCTGGTCCCGCAGATGCGCGGGCAGGAGTTCACCGAGGACGAACGCGAGACCGTGCGCCGGCAGATCGGCCGGGTCCGCGCGGCGGCGGACTGGCTCGAAGGAGCCCTCGACAACGGCGAGTTCACCCTGGACGAGCAGCTGGTCCAGCTGCTCAAGGGCGAGTAG
- a CDS encoding nSTAND1 domain-containing NTPase, whose protein sequence is MDHRRLRLCVDVLTVLVGVLLGLTANYVTSRTDGVPWPLRVLQDWSLPLLGGAVLLLVAGQLALYRLNRPVAPRPAWDPSQPPYPGLEAFTEADAGVFFGRDREVRELVARLHPLGATAHRFVTVIGPSGSGKSSLVRAGLVPALGARRQKWRVAAFLTPGTDPLGALATALEDVSRDRSGGRLLLVVDQLEELPFLTGEGEAFLTRVEEALAADTRLWVVATLRSDFLTDLLEAGRTDLVREPLLIGVLGRAALVDVIEKPGAKAGLTFPPALVARMVDDTGGGDALPLLAYLLQALYLRARGRGQVTEGDYLTLGGVEGALSEQADRISAGLRAADPNAPVMDVLLKFVSLDHGEPTRRRVRRADLTDRECAVADAFVAGRLLTGDGGVLDVAHEALFRRWRPLREAVEADAEALRRRTEVERAARDWVRAGRAEAYLFEGERLASARVWADRAPGVFGGVPLVVEFLDASLRRDRAALVRVADAVARRALQDVAHDPELALLAALAAVAECAPTSLVQQALHAGLNASRKCAVLRGHDQGVTAVAWSRDGARVATASVDGTVRVVDVRDGHPDTVREPVVLTRDGVRIRCLAWSPEGHRVAGGAQDGRVTVWDVATRAVLAEPAGHDEPVEGLEWRPEDEVLRSTDARGTTHSWDGATYTRRNAFPEAGLPPRQAVLSPDRRFRALLLDGQDVQVWAMDAQYEGEARQSFPAREKPTCAAWSPDSRRLGVGADRTVRVWEVATRQESVLGRHTDTVNALAWHGHHVASVSRDRTAVLWDAAGMCGRTSASLAWCGSGVTSVTWSEDGSRCAAGTEQGSAWVWGLGEGSAPVEFSWSGQLVTVALSPDGTRLVSAARSPQVAVWNAATPGTAPLTVLAHDDRVTGISWAPDGTRVAVTVRNGTTWVQDAETGDESAVLRAEESYWTGGGAWSRDGRFLATSSTGNGLCVWDVEEQVVVAEFRGHGDRVRCAAWSPNGRRVASGSGDGTARVWDTGSGAELCVLRGHVDRVQGVGWSPDGRQVATVSWDGTVRLWDPDEGRERMVLGVHDDQVNALAWHPDGTWVATGSRDGTVRTWETATDVDALVAQARSRVFRELTAEERRSLLLPAAPTP, encoded by the coding sequence GTGGACCACCGCCGTCTGAGACTGTGCGTCGACGTGCTGACCGTCTTGGTGGGTGTCCTGCTGGGGCTGACCGCCAACTACGTGACCAGTCGCACGGACGGCGTACCGTGGCCGCTACGCGTACTCCAGGACTGGTCGCTGCCCCTGCTCGGCGGAGCGGTGCTGCTGCTCGTTGCGGGGCAGTTGGCGCTGTACCGCCTGAACCGGCCGGTGGCCCCGCGGCCCGCCTGGGACCCATCGCAGCCCCCGTATCCGGGCCTGGAGGCGTTCACCGAAGCGGACGCGGGGGTGTTCTTCGGCCGAGACCGCGAGGTACGGGAGCTGGTGGCACGACTGCACCCCCTCGGCGCCACCGCGCACCGCTTCGTGACCGTGATCGGTCCCTCCGGCAGCGGCAAGTCGTCCCTGGTGCGGGCCGGACTTGTCCCCGCGCTCGGCGCGCGCCGGCAGAAGTGGCGCGTCGCGGCCTTCCTCACACCGGGGACGGACCCGCTGGGCGCTCTGGCCACAGCCCTTGAGGACGTGTCCCGGGACCGCTCGGGCGGCCGGTTGCTGCTGGTCGTCGACCAGTTGGAGGAACTGCCGTTCCTGACGGGCGAGGGGGAGGCGTTCCTCACGCGGGTGGAGGAGGCCCTGGCGGCCGACACTCGCCTCTGGGTGGTGGCCACCCTGCGCTCGGACTTCCTGACCGACCTCCTGGAAGCCGGTCGTACGGATCTGGTGCGCGAACCGCTGCTCATCGGCGTGCTCGGTCGCGCCGCTCTCGTCGACGTCATCGAGAAGCCCGGGGCGAAGGCCGGTCTGACCTTCCCGCCCGCCCTGGTAGCCCGCATGGTCGACGACACGGGTGGCGGTGACGCGCTGCCGCTCCTCGCCTACCTGCTTCAGGCCCTCTACCTGCGGGCCCGCGGGCGAGGCCAGGTCACGGAAGGCGACTACCTCACGCTGGGCGGCGTGGAGGGCGCGCTGTCCGAACAGGCGGACCGGATCAGCGCGGGTCTACGGGCTGCCGACCCCAATGCCCCGGTGATGGACGTCCTGCTGAAGTTCGTGAGCCTGGACCACGGGGAGCCGACACGGCGCCGGGTCCGCCGGGCCGACCTGACGGACCGGGAGTGTGCCGTCGCGGACGCCTTCGTTGCCGGGCGGCTGCTCACCGGGGACGGCGGGGTGCTCGATGTGGCGCACGAGGCGCTGTTCCGCCGGTGGCGGCCCCTGCGCGAGGCGGTGGAGGCGGACGCGGAGGCGCTGCGGCGCCGCACGGAGGTGGAGCGGGCGGCGCGGGACTGGGTGCGCGCGGGGCGGGCGGAGGCTTATCTCTTCGAGGGGGAGCGGCTCGCGTCGGCCCGCGTGTGGGCGGACCGGGCGCCCGGGGTGTTTGGGGGAGTGCCGCTGGTCGTGGAGTTCCTCGACGCCTCGCTACGACGCGACCGCGCCGCCCTGGTGCGCGTAGCCGACGCTGTGGCGCGGCGGGCCCTCCAGGACGTCGCGCACGACCCGGAGCTGGCTCTCCTCGCGGCGCTGGCGGCGGTGGCGGAATGCGCCCCGACGTCCCTGGTCCAGCAGGCGCTGCACGCGGGGCTCAACGCGTCCCGGAAGTGCGCGGTCCTGCGCGGGCACGACCAGGGCGTGACCGCGGTGGCCTGGTCCCGGGACGGCGCCCGTGTGGCCACGGCGTCGGTCGACGGGACGGTGCGCGTCGTGGACGTGCGCGACGGGCATCCCGACACCGTCCGCGAGCCGGTCGTCCTCACGCGTGACGGCGTACGGATACGGTGCCTCGCCTGGTCGCCGGAAGGCCACAGAGTCGCCGGCGGGGCACAGGACGGCCGGGTCACGGTCTGGGACGTGGCGACGCGGGCCGTGCTCGCGGAGCCGGCCGGGCACGACGAGCCGGTCGAGGGACTCGAGTGGCGGCCGGAGGACGAGGTGCTCCGCAGCACGGACGCACGGGGTACGACCCACTCCTGGGACGGCGCGACGTACACCCGCCGAAACGCCTTCCCGGAGGCCGGGCTTCCGCCCCGGCAAGCCGTGCTGTCTCCCGACCGCCGCTTCCGCGCCCTGCTCCTGGACGGCCAGGACGTACAGGTGTGGGCCATGGACGCCCAGTACGAGGGGGAGGCACGCCAGAGCTTCCCCGCGCGGGAGAAACCGACCTGCGCGGCGTGGTCGCCGGACAGCCGCCGCCTAGGGGTGGGCGCCGACCGCACGGTGCGGGTGTGGGAGGTGGCCACGCGCCAGGAGTCCGTCCTGGGCCGCCACACGGACACCGTCAACGCCCTCGCCTGGCACGGGCACCACGTCGCGTCCGTGTCCAGGGACCGCACCGCGGTGCTCTGGGACGCCGCGGGGATGTGCGGCCGGACCAGCGCGTCGCTGGCGTGGTGCGGGAGCGGGGTCACGAGCGTCACGTGGTCCGAGGACGGTTCGCGGTGCGCGGCCGGCACGGAACAGGGCAGCGCGTGGGTGTGGGGCCTCGGTGAGGGGAGCGCGCCGGTGGAGTTCTCCTGGTCGGGGCAGTTGGTCACCGTCGCCCTGTCACCCGACGGCACGCGCCTGGTCAGCGCGGCACGGAGCCCTCAGGTCGCCGTCTGGAACGCGGCCACCCCCGGCACCGCGCCCCTCACCGTTCTCGCCCATGACGACCGGGTCACGGGCATCTCCTGGGCCCCGGACGGTACGCGGGTCGCCGTGACCGTCCGGAACGGCACCACGTGGGTCCAGGACGCCGAAACGGGTGACGAGTCGGCGGTGCTGCGCGCCGAGGAGTCGTACTGGACCGGCGGCGGCGCGTGGTCCCGCGACGGCCGCTTCCTCGCGACCTCGTCGACCGGCAACGGCCTCTGCGTGTGGGACGTGGAGGAGCAGGTGGTCGTGGCGGAGTTCCGGGGGCACGGCGACCGCGTGCGGTGCGCCGCCTGGTCACCAAACGGCCGCCGGGTCGCCTCCGGTTCGGGCGACGGCACGGCCCGCGTCTGGGACACCGGGAGCGGCGCGGAACTGTGCGTGCTGCGCGGCCACGTGGACCGTGTGCAAGGCGTCGGCTGGTCCCCGGACGGCCGCCAGGTCGCCACCGTGTCCTGGGACGGCACCGTACGCCTCTGGGATCCGGACGAAGGTCGTGAACGGATGGTCCTGGGAGTCCACGACGACCAGGTCAACGCCCTCGCCTGGCATCCGGACGGCACCTGGGTCGCCACCGGGTCGCGGGACGGGACGGTCCGCACCTGGGAGACGGCGACGGATGTCGACGCCTTGGTGGCACAGGCTCGGTCCCGTGTGTTCCGGGAGCTGACCGCGGAGGAACGCCGAAGTCTGCTGCTGCCTGCGGCGCCAACACCCTAG
- a CDS encoding GTPase yields MDDALTTLLSIIETLPEPVRARTQKEIEQLLGMLRDRRSPRVMLLGRRGAGKSGLTNAIFGARVRGLGAVRTQTGRAEWEVCNFAGREMEILDTRGVQEASQPAEYDSERSAEGSLISAVRERCPDVILFLVKAKEVDAAITGDLAALERVHREAFQVHGTEVKIVPVLSQCDELDPSYLKSPPYDSKKLTYVREASAVFAEHLAENSYLARFIACDVVPTSALADFDEKKRILPERDYRWNIELLALRMQEVLPDVTQLAFVRAAQFRKIQKRVARKIVVVTAAICLGVGAQPIPLADMPFITSLQVFMVMIISYISGRPVTVELARELSVGLGLNVGAGVVFRELARALLKLIPGPGNFASGAMAAAGTKAIGEAAIIYFIDRKGMEAARRRFEEEGLAQ; encoded by the coding sequence TTGGATGATGCCCTCACGACGCTCCTTTCGATCATCGAGACCCTCCCGGAACCTGTGCGTGCCAGGACGCAGAAGGAGATCGAGCAACTCCTGGGCATGCTTCGTGACCGGCGCAGCCCCCGAGTGATGCTGCTGGGCAGGCGAGGGGCTGGAAAGTCAGGTCTGACCAATGCGATATTCGGGGCTCGCGTCCGGGGCCTGGGAGCCGTGCGTACCCAGACAGGGCGAGCAGAGTGGGAGGTATGTAACTTCGCGGGACGGGAGATGGAGATCCTGGACACCCGGGGTGTCCAGGAGGCATCCCAGCCGGCCGAATACGACTCCGAGCGATCGGCCGAAGGATCCCTGATCTCCGCAGTGCGTGAACGATGCCCTGACGTCATCCTTTTCCTCGTGAAGGCCAAGGAGGTGGATGCGGCGATCACGGGTGACCTGGCCGCCCTGGAGCGCGTGCACAGGGAAGCATTTCAGGTGCACGGGACAGAGGTAAAGATCGTTCCGGTACTCAGTCAGTGCGACGAACTCGACCCCAGTTACCTCAAGTCTCCACCGTACGATTCCAAGAAATTGACCTACGTCCGGGAGGCGTCCGCTGTTTTCGCGGAACATCTTGCCGAAAACTCCTACCTGGCCCGGTTCATTGCCTGTGATGTCGTCCCCACCTCCGCGCTCGCCGACTTTGACGAGAAGAAGCGGATCCTCCCCGAGCGGGACTATCGCTGGAACATCGAATTACTCGCTCTGAGGATGCAGGAAGTTCTTCCCGATGTGACGCAGCTCGCATTCGTCAGGGCCGCGCAATTTCGCAAAATTCAGAAAAGGGTCGCCCGGAAAATCGTAGTCGTAACGGCCGCCATCTGCCTAGGCGTCGGGGCGCAGCCGATACCCCTCGCGGACATGCCCTTCATCACCTCGCTACAGGTATTCATGGTAATGATCATTTCCTACATCTCCGGGCGTCCGGTCACAGTTGAACTCGCGCGCGAGCTCAGTGTCGGGCTTGGATTGAACGTTGGCGCAGGAGTGGTATTCCGGGAGCTCGCAAGAGCGCTGCTCAAACTCATACCCGGCCCGGGAAATTTTGCTTCTGGAGCAATGGCGGCTGCCGGCACGAAAGCCATTGGGGAAGCCGCGATCATCTACTTTATCGACAGGAAGGGCATGGAAGCTGCACGGCGCCGCTTCGAGGAGGAGGGCCTAGCGCAATAG